A stretch of DNA from Streptomyces xanthii:
AGCGCAGCGGGGCGCCGACCATGGCCCCGGCGATGACGAGGAGCCAGTTCACGCCGTGTCCTCCCCCGCGCGGCCCACGTAGCGGTGGACCTCGCAGTCGTCGAGGATGACCAGGCCCTCGGTGACCAGTTCGTCGATCTGCGGCAGGAACGCGCGGACGCGCTCCTCCGTGTCGACGATGAAGATCGCGACGGGGAGGTCCTCGCTGAGCGAGAGCAGCCGGTGGGTGTGGATGAGGGACCCGGCGCCGAAGCCCTCGATGCCGCGGAACACGGAGGCTCCGGCGAGGCCCGCCTTGTGCGCGCGGTGCACGATCTCGGCGTAGAGCGGCTTGTGGTGCCAGGTGTCGTTCTCGCCGACGAAGATGGTCGCGCGCAGCGCGGGCCCGCTCAGCGGGCGGGCGGCGCGGGCGGGCTCCGGTGCGGTCATCGTGAGGTCCTCCGTTCGACGACGCGGCGGGTCAGGTGGGCGGCCGCCCAGACCGCGGCGAGCGCGGTGACGGCGGTGAGGCCCAGGTAGCCGAGCGCGGTGCGGGCCGCCCCGGCGTCGGTGAGCCGGCGGATGTCGACGGCGTACGTGGAGAAGGTGGTGAAGCCGCCGAGGACACCGGTGCCGAAGAAGGGGCGGACGAGCCGGTGGGCGGCCCACACGTCGGTGATGACGACCATGAAGACGCCGATGACGGCGCAGCCGATCGCGTTGACGGCGAGCGTGGTCCACGGGAAGGCGCCGGGGGCGGTCGGCCAGATCAGGGCGGCGCCGTACCGGGCGCAGGCGCCGATCGCGCCGCCCGCGGCCACGACGGCGAGCACGGGGCCCTGGCCGCGCAGGATCGCGGGCCGCGGGGCGGCGGCGGGCGCTGGTGCGGCGTCGGGGTCGACCGGTTCCTCGGTCATGGACGTGCGGGCCTCTTCCACGGGTGTGTCTCCTACTCGCCGGAACGCCCGCGCCCGGTGCGGGCAGGGCGTGCGTGATCGCAAGTAGGGACCGTTGGCGGCGTGCTGCCGCGGTTGGGTACGGCGGGCCCCACCGCCGTACGGTGCGCCCGGGGCCGCGTGGGCCGGAGCGATCACCGCCCGAAAATCCTACCCCGCCCCTCGCGGGGACCGCCTGCCGGAGCGCGGCCCCCGCGAGGCCGGCTCAGAGATCGGCCCCGAGTCCGCCCCCGCCGACCACGACGTAACTGCACTGCGTGTACGTGTAGCCGGGCTGGATGCGGCCGCCCGCGGCCCGGCCGCGCGCGGTCGCGCTCGCGCCGCCCGGCTTGTGCAGGAAGTGGTAGGTGCCGGCGGGCAGCCGCAGCGTCTTCTTCGGGTACGTCCGGCCGCTCGCCTTGCAGGCCTTGCCGCGTCCGGCGGCCTCGCTGGAGTACGTCGAGCAGGAGCCGCAGGCGCCGACGGTGATCCGGCCGGTGACGGGCCCCGTGTAGAGGATCTCGACGGGGTCGGGGCCGTCGTTGCTGATGACGAGTTCCATCCGGGCCCCGCCGGGCGTGCCCGTGGGCGGCAGGCGGTCGCCGGCGGAGGGGCGCAGTTCGGCGATCTCGGCGGCGGTGGCGACCTGCCGGGCCCGCGCCCGGCGCTTGTCGCTCTCGTAGGTGCCGGCGAAGTCGGTCAGTGTCTTGCGCGCCTCGCTGAACTCCTTGTCCTTGAACTGGTCGATGCCGCACGCGTACGTGCCGTCGCGCACGGCCCCGGCGACGCGGCCGCGCAGATGGCCGGGCACGGGTGCGGGCAGCGCGTTCGCGGTGTCCCCGATGCGGCGCAGTTCGTCGGTGGCGCGGCAGGGTTCGGCGCCCTCGATCGCGCCGGAGCGTTTGTCGACGGCGGCGCGCAGGGCCGGCTCGACGCGGCCGGCCTGCGCCGAGTCGGGGAACGTGCGCAGGAGTCGGCCGAGTTCGCCGCCCTCTCCGTCGCTGCCGGCGGTGCCGAGCTTGCCGGTGCCGCAGTCGAGGAGCGCGGTGGCGAGGGGCTGGTCGGGCCAGGTCGCGAGGTCGCCGAGGACGTCGCGGTCGATGGTGTCCGGCACGTCCCGCAGGTGTTCGAGCGGGGCGACGGCCGCGCAGCGGTCGTTCTTGCGGTAGGGCGCGGAGACGGCCTTGTAGTAGGCGTCGAGGCTGGCGTGGACGCGGTGGGCGGCCCGGGATCCGGGGTGGTCCTCGGTCAGGTCGCGGTAGCGGCCGAGGGCGGTCAGGTAGGTGCTTCTGGCGCGGGCGAAGTCCTGGCCGGAGGCGTCCTGGACGAGGGCGTCGGCGGCGGCCAGCCGGTCGAGCAGCATGTCCTCGACGGCGTCGTCGCGCAGTCCGTCGTACGCGTAGGCGCCGCCGGCCGGGACGGCGAGCAGCACCAGGCCGAGCACGGCGGCCAGGATCGGCCGGACGGCGGGGGCCGTGGGTCCGGGGCGCAGTGCGCGGCGCGCCCCGTCGAGGGCGGCGAGCAGGAGGAGCGCGCCGTAGCCGGTGAGGGCCCAGGCGGGGACTCCGTCGGGGTCGGCGGGCAGGGCCACGACGGCGAGCGCGACGGTCGCGGCGAGGCAGACGA
This window harbors:
- a CDS encoding DUF190 domain-containing protein, with amino-acid sequence MTAPEPARAARPLSGPALRATIFVGENDTWHHKPLYAEIVHRAHKAGLAGASVFRGIEGFGAGSLIHTHRLLSLSEDLPVAIFIVDTEERVRAFLPQIDELVTEGLVILDDCEVHRYVGRAGEDTA
- a CDS encoding fluoride efflux transporter FluC → MTEEPVDPDAAPAPAAAPRPAILRGQGPVLAVVAAGGAIGACARYGAALIWPTAPGAFPWTTLAVNAIGCAVIGVFMVVITDVWAAHRLVRPFFGTGVLGGFTTFSTYAVDIRRLTDAGAARTALGYLGLTAVTALAAVWAAAHLTRRVVERRTSR